In one window of Bemisia tabaci chromosome 6, PGI_BMITA_v3 DNA:
- the LOC109029712 gene encoding uncharacterized protein, whose amino-acid sequence MADDESFTMKFNRCLECDSNCSDDMCDSNKTFTCYQCEDGFFCQKDEPCKKKAKDPCKKQDSCRDNSDQDECGGNSCPSKGRRCSANADMKIVQINNPTAQRKCLLSSCGKKVAKCKFQEHVCTCHPNCKILNEDTSFHICTDSPKRRTVLIIAHSELFWFHVYNDKSKQTIFAVVQCLENKCEADKYTYTIKMDSCTVQLCFSQTTIPCDEDFNEVLSGGNCFSVPYCLVQSFSQGKQYRNGRLVICKREEDSY is encoded by the exons ATGGCTGATGATGAAAGTTTTACTATGAAATTCAATAGATGTCTTGAGTGCGACTCCAACTGCTCAGATGATATGTGCGATAGCAATAAAACTTTTACCTGTTACCAGTGCGAG GAtggatttttttgccaaaaagatGAGCCTTGCAAGAAGAAAGCCAAGGACCCTTGCAAAAAACAGGACAGCTGTCGAGATAATAGTGACCAAGATGAATGCGGCGGCAACTCGTGCCCATCCAAGGGCCGCCGCTGCAGTGCTAATGCTGACATGAAGATCGTTCAGATCAATAACCCAACTGCACAGCGGAAATGCTTGCTCTCCAGCTGCGGCAAAAAAGTCGCCAAATGCAAGTTCCAAGAGCATGTCTGCACATGccatcctaattgcaaaattctcAATGAGGACACCTCATTTCACATCTGCACAGATAGCCCGAAACGCCGCACTGTTCTCATCATTGCTCATTCAGAGCTTTTCTGGTTCCACGTTTACAATGACAAGTCCAAACAAACAATCTTTGCAGTGGTGCAGTGTCTTGAGAACAAATGCGAGGCAGACAAGTACACTTATACGATAAAGATGGACTCATGCACTGTTCAGTTGTGCTTCTCGCAGACGACGATTCCTTGTGATGAGGATTTCAATGAAGTTCTCAGTGGAGGAAATTGCTTTTCTGTACCCTACTGCTTGGTTCAGAGCTTCTCACAAGGAAAACAGTACCGTAACGGACGCCTTGTCATTTGCAAACGGGAAGAGGATTCTTactaa